One bacterium HR11 genomic window, CCCAAGGAGGCGGCCGCCTATCTGCGGAAGCTCCGGCAGGTCTTGCTGTATCTCGGCGTCTGCGACGGCAACATGGAGCAGGGGAGCCTCCGGTGCGATGCGAACGTTTCGGTCCGACGGCCCGGGGCGCCCCTGCCGGACTACAAGGTCGAGCTCAAGAACCTGAACTCCTTCAAGTTCCTCCAGAAGGCCCTGGAGTACGAGGTCGAGCGCCAGGTCCGGGTCCTGGAGGCGGGCGGGACCCTCGTCCAGGAGACCCGCCTGTGGGACGAGCGGAACCAGCGGACGGAGGTCATGCGGACGAAGGAAGAGGCGCATGACTACCGGTACTTTCCGGACCCGGACCTCCTGGAGGTCCGTCTGGACCCGGCCTGGGTCGAGGACTTACGGCGGACGCTCCCGGAGCTTCCGGACCGGCGGATGGAGCGTTTCATGCGCCAGTACCAGCTCCCGGCTTACGATGCCGAGCTCCTGACGGCGAACCCCCGGGTCGCCGACTACTTCGAGGCGGCCGTTCAAGTCGGGCCCCCCCCGAAGGCCGTAGCGAACTGGATCCTATCTGAACTCTTTCGTTGCATGGACTTCGAGACGGGTCTCCCGCCGGCGACCGTCCCCCCGGCGCACCTGGGCCGGCTTGTTCAGATGGTCCAGGCTCGGGTCATCACGGGCCCCGTCGCCAAGGAGGTCTTCGCCGTCATGCTCGAAACAGGCCAGGACCCGGCGGTCATCGTGCAGGAGCGGGGCTGGCAGGCGACGCAGGACGAGGACCAGATTCGCCGCTGGGTCGAGGAGGTCCTGCAGGAGAACCCCGAGCAGGTCGAGCAGTACCGGGCCGGCCGGACCAAGCTCCTGGGGTTCTTCATGGGCCAGGTCATGCGCAAGGCCGGGGGCAAGGCGGACCCCCAGCGGGTCCAGGCTCTCTTACAAGAACGACTCCAGGCCCTCGTCACGACCCCTTCGGACCGGTGAGCGGCGGTGCGGGCGGCGGTCATCCAGACCTTCCAGCTAGGTCATACGTATGACCGGCGGCGCTGGCTCTTCCGGGACGTGAATCTCGTCATCGAGCCCGGGGACTTTGTGTTCCTGACGGGTCCGAGCGGGGCGGGCAAGACGACCTTCCTGCGTCTGCTCCTGCGGGAGCTGTACCCGACGGAGGGGCAGGTCCTGGTCCTGGGCCAGAACCTGCGGGCCATCCCGGATGCCCGCTTGTACCGCATCCGACGGCAGATGGGCTTCGTGTTCCAGGACTTCCGCCTGATCCCGACGTACACGGTCCTGGAGAACGTGACCCTGCTCTTACGCCTGATGGGCGTCCCCCCGAAGGAACAGCGTCAGCGGGC contains:
- the gatB gene encoding Aspartyl/glutamyl-tRNA(Asn/Gln) amidotransferase subunit B; translation: MTWEAVIGLEVHAQLLTTTKMFCRCRNRFGDPPNTNVCPVCLGLPGSLPVPNEAALAMAVRTALALQCTIHTVCEFSRKNYFYPDLPKNYQISQYDRPLATDGVLEFRLDGEIRRVRIRRLHVEEDAGKSLHEGFPDSDRYTYLDFNRCGAPLMEIVSEPDIRSPKEAAAYLRKLRQVLLYLGVCDGNMEQGSLRCDANVSVRRPGAPLPDYKVELKNLNSFKFLQKALEYEVERQVRVLEAGGTLVQETRLWDERNQRTEVMRTKEEAHDYRYFPDPDLLEVRLDPAWVEDLRRTLPELPDRRMERFMRQYQLPAYDAELLTANPRVADYFEAAVQVGPPPKAVANWILSELFRCMDFETGLPPATVPPAHLGRLVQMVQARVITGPVAKEVFAVMLETGQDPAVIVQERGWQATQDEDQIRRWVEEVLQENPEQVEQYRAGRTKLLGFFMGQVMRKAGGKADPQRVQALLQERLQALVTTPSDR
- the ftsE gene encoding Cell division ATP-binding protein FtsE; amino-acid sequence: MRAAVIQTFQLGHTYDRRRWLFRDVNLVIEPGDFVFLTGPSGAGKTTFLRLLLRELYPTEGQVLVLGQNLRAIPDARLYRIRRQMGFVFQDFRLIPTYTVLENVTLLLRLMGVPPKEQRQRAIRTLQSVGLGGLWRSYPPALSGGEQQRVAIARAIIHNPKILLADEPTGNLDPEMSVEIMRIFARINAGGTTVIVATHDDRLIRLVGGKLYAIERERVQLVDQRPINPSLLPAEVL